From a single Xiphophorus maculatus strain JP 163 A chromosome 5, X_maculatus-5.0-male, whole genome shotgun sequence genomic region:
- the arfip1 gene encoding arfaptin-1 isoform X1 codes for MSEVSLEAESGKTSAEDPQRDCEEADETEESLSEDVPPEVAPSSRGGEDKADVLYEIDINSDEETAESHSKDAQVQDEGPLSGTVASSRVGSGAKLQAESARTPKGNGDSLSETKESTMADCHRGSAAEIPVTSNGDLDQSPDKVFLRDSHSAPPGSVKVSDSSVSASSFVSPPEGVIESGPHIESASLPSSPVSPVAPSSAVASRLARSFSDSQADSGTMKTPPGSGAVVLSDDLKNPAMEKLDLVRKWSINTYKCTRQILSEKLGRGSKTVDLELEAQIELLRENKRKYQNVIKLAQALASQLSQIMQTQKLLGDAFADLSLKSPELHEEFGYNADTQRLLSKNGETLLAAINFFISSVDTLVDKTIEDTMINIKQYEAARVEYDAYRTDLEELNLGPRDGNTVLKIEQSQQQFQIHREKFERMRNDVSVKLKFLEENKVKVLHNQLILFHNAIAAYYAGNQQQLEQTLKQFHIKLKMPGGESPSWLEEH; via the exons ATGTCTGAAGTTAGTCTTGAGGCTGAGTCGGGGAAGACCTCAGCAGAGGACCCTCAGAGGGATTGTGAGGAGGCTGATGAAACAGAGGAGAGTTTGAGTGAGGATGTGCCTCCAGAGGTAGCACCCAGTAGCAGGGGAGGAGAGGACAAAGCTGACGTACTGTATGAGATTGATATTAACAGTGATGAAGAAACCGCAGAGTCACACAGTAAGGATGCTCAGGTGCAGGACGAGGGTCCTCTGTCAGGAACTGTGGCGTCCAGCAGGGTGGGCAGCGGGGCTAAACTCCAGGCTGAATCGGCCAGAACACCAAAGGGAAACGGAGATTCTCTCTCAGAAACAAAG GAGAGCACAATGGCTGATTGTCACCGAGGCTCAGCCGCTGAGATCCCCGTCACCAGCAATGGAGACCTGGATCAGAGTCCAGACAAGGTGTTCCTCAGG GATTCCCACTCCGCTCCTCCAGGGAGCGTGAAGGTCTCGGACTCTTCTGTCTCTGCCAGCAGCTTCGTCTCACCACCAGAGGGCGTCATAGAATCAGGACCACACATAG AGTCGGCAAGCCTGCCCTCTTCTCCTGTGAGTCCTGTAGCTCCCAGCTCGGCTGTCGCCAGCCGCCTGGCGCGCTCCTTCAGCGATAGTCAGGCGGACTCAG GCACAATGAAAACTCCACCGGGCAGCGGAGCGGTGGTCCTGTCGGACGACTTGAAGAACCCCGCCATGGAAAAACTTGACCTAGTCAGAAAGTGGAGCATCAACACGTATAAA TGCACCCGGCAGATCTTGTCGGAGAAGCTGGGCCGCGGCTCCAAGACCGTGGACCTGGAGCTGGAGGCGCAGATCGAGCTGCTCCGCGAAAACAAGAGAAAGTACCAGAATGTGATCAAGCTGGCTCAGGCGCTGGCCAGTCAGCTGTCCCAAATAATGCAGACTCAGAAGCTGCTGGGCGACGCCTTCGCCGACCTCAGCCTCAAGTCACCTGAGCTCCAT GAGGAGTTTGGTTACAACGCCGACACACAGAGGCTTCTGTCCAAAAATGGAGAGACTTTGCTGGCCGCCATCAACTTCTTCATCTCTAGTGTGGACACACTTGTAGACAAAACAATCGAAGACACCATGATTAATATCAAACAGTATGAGGCTGCTAG GGTCGAGTACGACGCGTATCGTACGGATTTGGAGGAGCTGAACCTCGGACCGCGTGACGGAAACACCGTGCTGAAGATCGAGCAATCCCAGCAGCAATTCCAGATCCACCGCGAGAAGTTTGAAAGGATGCGGAACGATGTCTCTGTGAAGCTGAAGTTCCTGGAGGAGAACAAG GTGAAAGTGTTGCATAACCAGCTCATCCTCTTCCACAATGCTATAGCTGCATACTACGCtgggaaccagcagcagctggagcagaCTCTCAAGCAGTTCCACATCAAGTTGAAAATGCCTGGCGGGGAAAGTCCCTCCTGGCTGGAAGAGCACTAA
- the arfip1 gene encoding arfaptin-1 isoform X2, whose translation MSEVSLEAESGKTSAEDPQRDCEEADETEESLSEDVPPEVAPSSRGGEDKADVLYEIDINSDEETAESHSKDAQVQDEGPLSGTVASSRVGSGAKLQAESARTPKGNGDSLSETKESTMADCHRGSAAEIPVTSNGDLDQSPDKVFLRDSHSAPPGSVKVSDSSVSASSFVSPPEGVIESGPHIGTMKTPPGSGAVVLSDDLKNPAMEKLDLVRKWSINTYKCTRQILSEKLGRGSKTVDLELEAQIELLRENKRKYQNVIKLAQALASQLSQIMQTQKLLGDAFADLSLKSPELHEEFGYNADTQRLLSKNGETLLAAINFFISSVDTLVDKTIEDTMINIKQYEAARVEYDAYRTDLEELNLGPRDGNTVLKIEQSQQQFQIHREKFERMRNDVSVKLKFLEENKVKVLHNQLILFHNAIAAYYAGNQQQLEQTLKQFHIKLKMPGGESPSWLEEH comes from the exons ATGTCTGAAGTTAGTCTTGAGGCTGAGTCGGGGAAGACCTCAGCAGAGGACCCTCAGAGGGATTGTGAGGAGGCTGATGAAACAGAGGAGAGTTTGAGTGAGGATGTGCCTCCAGAGGTAGCACCCAGTAGCAGGGGAGGAGAGGACAAAGCTGACGTACTGTATGAGATTGATATTAACAGTGATGAAGAAACCGCAGAGTCACACAGTAAGGATGCTCAGGTGCAGGACGAGGGTCCTCTGTCAGGAACTGTGGCGTCCAGCAGGGTGGGCAGCGGGGCTAAACTCCAGGCTGAATCGGCCAGAACACCAAAGGGAAACGGAGATTCTCTCTCAGAAACAAAG GAGAGCACAATGGCTGATTGTCACCGAGGCTCAGCCGCTGAGATCCCCGTCACCAGCAATGGAGACCTGGATCAGAGTCCAGACAAGGTGTTCCTCAGG GATTCCCACTCCGCTCCTCCAGGGAGCGTGAAGGTCTCGGACTCTTCTGTCTCTGCCAGCAGCTTCGTCTCACCACCAGAGGGCGTCATAGAATCAGGACCACACATAG GCACAATGAAAACTCCACCGGGCAGCGGAGCGGTGGTCCTGTCGGACGACTTGAAGAACCCCGCCATGGAAAAACTTGACCTAGTCAGAAAGTGGAGCATCAACACGTATAAA TGCACCCGGCAGATCTTGTCGGAGAAGCTGGGCCGCGGCTCCAAGACCGTGGACCTGGAGCTGGAGGCGCAGATCGAGCTGCTCCGCGAAAACAAGAGAAAGTACCAGAATGTGATCAAGCTGGCTCAGGCGCTGGCCAGTCAGCTGTCCCAAATAATGCAGACTCAGAAGCTGCTGGGCGACGCCTTCGCCGACCTCAGCCTCAAGTCACCTGAGCTCCAT GAGGAGTTTGGTTACAACGCCGACACACAGAGGCTTCTGTCCAAAAATGGAGAGACTTTGCTGGCCGCCATCAACTTCTTCATCTCTAGTGTGGACACACTTGTAGACAAAACAATCGAAGACACCATGATTAATATCAAACAGTATGAGGCTGCTAG GGTCGAGTACGACGCGTATCGTACGGATTTGGAGGAGCTGAACCTCGGACCGCGTGACGGAAACACCGTGCTGAAGATCGAGCAATCCCAGCAGCAATTCCAGATCCACCGCGAGAAGTTTGAAAGGATGCGGAACGATGTCTCTGTGAAGCTGAAGTTCCTGGAGGAGAACAAG GTGAAAGTGTTGCATAACCAGCTCATCCTCTTCCACAATGCTATAGCTGCATACTACGCtgggaaccagcagcagctggagcagaCTCTCAAGCAGTTCCACATCAAGTTGAAAATGCCTGGCGGGGAAAGTCCCTCCTGGCTGGAAGAGCACTAA
- the arfip1 gene encoding arfaptin-1 isoform X3, with amino-acid sequence MADCHRGSAAEIPVTSNGDLDQSPDKVFLRDSHSAPPGSVKVSDSSVSASSFVSPPEGVIESGPHIESASLPSSPVSPVAPSSAVASRLARSFSDSQADSGTMKTPPGSGAVVLSDDLKNPAMEKLDLVRKWSINTYKCTRQILSEKLGRGSKTVDLELEAQIELLRENKRKYQNVIKLAQALASQLSQIMQTQKLLGDAFADLSLKSPELHEEFGYNADTQRLLSKNGETLLAAINFFISSVDTLVDKTIEDTMINIKQYEAARVEYDAYRTDLEELNLGPRDGNTVLKIEQSQQQFQIHREKFERMRNDVSVKLKFLEENKVKVLHNQLILFHNAIAAYYAGNQQQLEQTLKQFHIKLKMPGGESPSWLEEH; translated from the exons ATGGCTGATTGTCACCGAGGCTCAGCCGCTGAGATCCCCGTCACCAGCAATGGAGACCTGGATCAGAGTCCAGACAAGGTGTTCCTCAGG GATTCCCACTCCGCTCCTCCAGGGAGCGTGAAGGTCTCGGACTCTTCTGTCTCTGCCAGCAGCTTCGTCTCACCACCAGAGGGCGTCATAGAATCAGGACCACACATAG AGTCGGCAAGCCTGCCCTCTTCTCCTGTGAGTCCTGTAGCTCCCAGCTCGGCTGTCGCCAGCCGCCTGGCGCGCTCCTTCAGCGATAGTCAGGCGGACTCAG GCACAATGAAAACTCCACCGGGCAGCGGAGCGGTGGTCCTGTCGGACGACTTGAAGAACCCCGCCATGGAAAAACTTGACCTAGTCAGAAAGTGGAGCATCAACACGTATAAA TGCACCCGGCAGATCTTGTCGGAGAAGCTGGGCCGCGGCTCCAAGACCGTGGACCTGGAGCTGGAGGCGCAGATCGAGCTGCTCCGCGAAAACAAGAGAAAGTACCAGAATGTGATCAAGCTGGCTCAGGCGCTGGCCAGTCAGCTGTCCCAAATAATGCAGACTCAGAAGCTGCTGGGCGACGCCTTCGCCGACCTCAGCCTCAAGTCACCTGAGCTCCAT GAGGAGTTTGGTTACAACGCCGACACACAGAGGCTTCTGTCCAAAAATGGAGAGACTTTGCTGGCCGCCATCAACTTCTTCATCTCTAGTGTGGACACACTTGTAGACAAAACAATCGAAGACACCATGATTAATATCAAACAGTATGAGGCTGCTAG GGTCGAGTACGACGCGTATCGTACGGATTTGGAGGAGCTGAACCTCGGACCGCGTGACGGAAACACCGTGCTGAAGATCGAGCAATCCCAGCAGCAATTCCAGATCCACCGCGAGAAGTTTGAAAGGATGCGGAACGATGTCTCTGTGAAGCTGAAGTTCCTGGAGGAGAACAAG GTGAAAGTGTTGCATAACCAGCTCATCCTCTTCCACAATGCTATAGCTGCATACTACGCtgggaaccagcagcagctggagcagaCTCTCAAGCAGTTCCACATCAAGTTGAAAATGCCTGGCGGGGAAAGTCCCTCCTGGCTGGAAGAGCACTAA